One region of Anticarsia gemmatalis isolate Benzon Research Colony breed Stoneville strain chromosome 2, ilAntGemm2 primary, whole genome shotgun sequence genomic DNA includes:
- the Mpv17 gene encoding mitochondrial inner membrane protein MPV17, producing the protein MMRGRGIFKLYQNTLNRRPYLIQAIQAGTLMGAGDLISQTLIEKQSMRSVDLVRSLKFSSIGFFVGGPALRMWYGVLNKHIGSSGKTVVLKKVFVDQVIFAPAFLCTLLVAVGGLQGKDWATIKRELKANYFDVLVTNYYIWPWVQIVNFYYVPLQYQVLVVQTVALFWNTYLAWKTNRKINLEN; encoded by the exons ATGATGAGAGGTCGTggaatttttaaattgtatcaaAACACTCTTAATCGACGACCTTATTTAATACAAGCGATACAGGCAGGAACTTTGATGGGTGCAGGAGATCTAATTTCTCAAACGTTAATTGAGAAACAATCTATGCGGTCTGTTGATCTCGTAAGATCATTAAAATTCTCCTCAATAGGCTTTTTTGTTGgt ggCCCAGCTCTGCGTATGTGGTAtggtgtattaaataaacatataggCTCTAGTGGGAAAActgttgtattaaaaaaagtatttgtagACCAGGTTATATTTGCCCCTGCATTTTTATGCACTCTCCTTGTTGCAGTGGGAGGGTTACAGGGGAAGGACTGGGCTACAATAAAGAGAGAGTTAAAAGCtaattattttgatgtattAGTAACCAACTATTATATTTGGCCCTGGGTGCagattgttaatttttattatgtacctctTCAGTATCAAGTTTTAGTAGTACAAACTGTAGCATTATTCTGGAATACCTATTTGGCTTGGAAAACAAATAGGAAAATCAATTTAGAAAATTAG
- the Csp gene encoding cysteine string protein codes for MDKRKLSTAGDSLYQILQVPKTATADDVKKSYRKLALKYHPDKNPNNPEAAEKFKEVNRAHTILSDATKRNIYDNYGSLGLYISEQFGEENVNAYFVVTSTWCKALFIVCGILTGCYFCCCLCCCCNCCCGKCKPRPPEESGDYHTLERDDSDGVQAVTVQPGGESRPKGDQAPPIAMPAPPPAAGGASENTGLNTGSSIPKYT; via the coding sequence ATGGACAAAAGGAAACTGTCTACCGCTGGGGATAGCCTGTATCAAATACTGCAAGTTCCAAAAACTGCAACCGCAGACGATGTCAAGAAAAGCTACCGAAAATTAGCATTGAAATACCATCCTGATAAGAATCCTAACAATCCTGAAGCTGCTGAGAAATTCAAAGAAGTAAATCGGGCACATACAATACTGAGTGATGCTACGAAACGGaacatttatgataattatggCTCCCTCGGACTTTACATCTCTGAGCAATTTGGTGAAGAAAACGTCAACGCCTATTTCGTAGTAACAAGTACTTGGTGCAAAGCATTGTTTATTGTATGCGGTATTTTGACCGGATGCTACTTCTGCTGCTGCCTATGCTGTTGTTGCAACTGCTGCTGCGGCAAGTGCAAGCCGCGTCCCCCGGAAGAATCCGGCGATTATCATACGTTGGAGAGGGATGATTCGGACGGCGTGCAAGCCGTGACCGTGCAGCCGGGTGGAGAGAGCCGTCCCAAGGGCGACCAAGCGCCCCCAATCGCCATGCCGGCGCCTCCTCCGGCCGCTGGCGGCGCGTCAGAGAACACAGGTCTGAACACAG